A region of the Labeo rohita strain BAU-BD-2019 chromosome 5, IGBB_LRoh.1.0, whole genome shotgun sequence genome:
CACATGATTGAGGTTTACACATgctttatttgtaaatgtttgaaaGGCCATCAAATAAAAGCTCAGCAGCATAAATCACCATCAGAATCACATTTCGTTCtttcaaactaaaataacagaataagatattttgtgtGCGAGTTCAGCTATCAAGTGAAACCACtaaggctatgttcacactgtGAGCCTTAGTGCTCAATTCCGATTTTTGATGTTcacatttttgttgtaaatgtgGCCAATGACTGATTTCCAGTGTGAACAGATTATGGTTCTGAACTCACCTGTATGTGCACAAGAACAacaacagggttgccaggttttcacaacaaaatctacccaattgcttctcaaaatcaactcaaaactagcctaatCTCATTCTGAGAGGTAGTGGGATCACTTCAGCTCAAGAAAAACTCacaacccacagcaacagtgaaaaagtagcccaattctgcgggaaactgtggacttggcaacacctGCGCAATGCGCTGTCGTATGAAAGAAAACACGGAGGACATAAAGTAAGTTAGGCATTATTGTGTGAtctgcagtgttggggaaagttacttttaaaagtaatgcataacaattttgcgttactccctgaaaatgtaactaattacattacttagttactttttacgGAAAGTAATGCGTTGCACTACTTTTAatatctgggcagggcttgcttttttgtttataatataaaacaaatctaaTCTAAAAGCCCCTTTACACCAAAAGCGAAATGAATCCATCTCAGGctaaaagaaaagtacatttatgcaggagatcccTCTTCAGCTACAAAagaaatgaagcacaaatgttagtttacctaaagtaatttttgcttattagtatggttgaattgcatcatcgacggtcagcagcaaagacactggttaataaaatgggattaaatacataaaggatatttgttttatttaacatatttaattattgcagggttgcgtttgcatttcactgtttttattcattttgaggaataatgaatctgttttttgtgagtgagatgaattattgcatgttcacatttagtctagaacaacatcatgtttactcccaatttcgcgacaggagacttgtcaatcaataaatggggaaaaaagtaaatgacgttacttatttgaaaaaataactacggtttcttagaaattcaaaagtaatgtgttactttactagctacttgaaaaagtaatattattacgtaacttgcattacttgtaatgcgttacccaaCACTGGTGATCTGCCGCAGAAGCCATCGCAGTTATGCACAGGCAATATGACAAATAAAGACTAGGATGTGAGAGAAGAGAGCGGAGTTTTGAAACTTTTATGATATAAGATGTGCTAGAGTTCTGACACATCACTGTACTTCTGACTACCTTTCGCAACTGTCTTGATAACTTTGGGTATGTAAAATCTTTGAAGTAACTCCCATGAGCACAGAATCCTGACAAATGTTGATCTAGAGTGACGTAAATGTCACATAAATTCCGAAATGACTGTTCAGACTGTGGTCGCATTGCAAAACATCAGACCTGTATCGGATTTAGTACCACATATGGAAGTGGCACATATTGGAATTGAATgtgctgttcacactgtcatgAGAAAAACAGATCCAAGTCACATGCGagcgaaaaaataaaaaataataataaatcggATTGGGGCCACATTTGCCtgcagtgtgaacatagcctaacactctttttttattacattaacatATCTAAACAAATATGGCTTAGACTGTAACAGTAGTATTGGTCAGTACTTTTATATTGTGCGTTTAAAAGACTGGCTACAGTGCAAGAGTTGGGAAGCTTTGGTCTAAAATCATAGGGAGGATAAAGAGCATtggttctcaactggttttgTTTCAAGACCTAGATTTTACATTGGACATCAAATGGTGATCCAAATTTAAACGCTGAGATTTATTAAAGTTACCATGACTCAGCAATATGCAAAATCATTAACATTGCACGATGgaagaaaataaatgcattattctCTTCCAAGGTGATAAGCCTGTGTATTGGGCTTAATTTAACTCTGCATGTTTATATGGTtagttgcattttaaaacaggCAATTAGCACTGTTATCCTTTAGGGCATTCTCCATGGTCCCTGTGAATCACAACCCAATCAAAACAGACCTGAAACCCCGTTTGGTCATGAAGaaccagttgagaaccactgatttagAGGATCAAGTGCGCCTCCTAGTTGTGGGCCATGGCAGTCTTTTCATCCGGTTCACCTTCCTGTTTCAGACGGTAGTCTGCCAAAGCTGCTTTAATGGCATCCTCAGCTAGCACTACAAAGCACAGAGAATAAGGTCAGTTACAGAAGAGGAACATCTTAAATACAGGAACATCATGTTACTTTTATCAACTGCAGCAGCAAATATAATGCAAGTAAATAGATTTATCAAATTAAAAGGAACACTTACTTGAACAGTGCAGTTTGACTGGTGGAAGGCTAAGCTCCTTAGCAATCTCAGTGTTTTTTATCTTGAGGGCTTCATCAATCTGCACATTGATGAGAATGTTTAGGTTTAATACTTTTACTAGGACAAAAACACTAAGTTACAATCAAACTTTGTTACAATGCAGActaaaaaaagaagacaaacaTTTGCACCAATGCAATATGAACTAGAACTAGCAAATGTGACCATTTTTGCTTACAGATTTGCCTTTCACCCATTCAGTGGCCAAGGAGCTAGAAGCAATAGCAGACCCACAGCCAAAGGTTTTGAACTTGGCATCCACAATCTTCCCAGCCTCATCCACCTCGATCTAGGTGGGAAAAACAACCGTACACTTCAGTTCATCAAATTACATTTCAGATAAAGAGTTTCTACGAAAAAATCCAATAcagctatgaaaaaaaaaaaaaaaaaaaaaaaaaaaaacaacaactttaacaGAATCAGTCTTGTGACCATTGTTTTTCTAGGGGTTACACAATTGgtgatttgttgtttttttttttttttgaattactTTGTTATAAATCAAGTATTGTCTGTAGGTTATTATACTTTTGAGTCCATAGTCAAACACAAACTACAAGTGccacaaatattatatattgtattgtcCCTGTCATATAAACAATACATAGGACAATCTAAAATATGCAGACTCATCCTGTGTAAGCACTCGATGCAGTCTGAGACTTCAGTCATGTTACAGAGAATTAAGGTCTAGTAAGATTCATCTGCTTAAATACCAcactttttatttgtgtaaagatgcaataaatgtttattttgctttattttttttacagcctATGCATTGTTTAATGTCACAAATGCAAACATGCTTGTCATCAAATACCTGTGCTATAAAATGATAGTTAATAAGCCTACAGCAGTGAGAATATCCGGTCGGAAAAAATGACTATTTAGGAAGAACAGTAAAGCAATAATTGATTAATCCTATTGTTAGGATTACCTGCAGTTTCATCACATCTCCACAAGCAGGGGCACCAACCAACCCTGTGCCCACATTCTTGGCATTTTTATCCAAAGACCCTACATTTCTTGGGTTCTCATAATGGTCCAcgacctttaaaataaaaataacatttaaggGAGGGGACAGGATAATGTGTCAGTTCGTTTTATTGTTATACAAGACAAATAAACGACCATGCTGTTCTCCACTCTCCCCCCTTTTGACCTAGttagttatgtatttatttgccataatacaaattactaaaaattatgactttacattttaaatgttgttttatatataaatcatgGACTCACACAAAGTAACAAGCTAGTTTATATCTATCTAATTCTTCAGCTTATACCAAATGTGATCCCAAACAatgaactgatttaaaaaataaaaactgactgTCAGCTAAAAAAATGCCAAACTTGCTATGTCAAATGTTAGTGGTGTTACTACAGTGCCAGTTACTGTCATTATGTATCACGAGATGTCAAACCCACAGGAAACCACTTGAAATACATCACAGCAAACAACTTCCCTAGCAAATTGCATGAGTCATACTTGCTTACCTTTTTGTGATACCCACATTGCATCCTCAACTGAGGAGCTGAAAGTGTTTTGAGAATTACCGGTGACGCGCATCTTTTCGCAAGCGAAGCCGCCATGATATCTGAAATGACGCATTTGAAATCTCAAATAGCGGATTTATACAAGTGAAGTCTCGTAGATTTCAAACAACCATCGCGAGATGTGAGACAAGAGGAGCGCTAATTTTATGTACAAATACTTTTATAcctttattatttatctatattttatacacatttttattagtattatatggcctttattgttatttattgtgaACAGTTTATatctatttcatttaaaaatataaagcattaAAGCTACAAAGTTTGCCGCTTGTATTCTAcataaaaatgaccaaataaggattttaataaatagaaactgAATAACTCAAAAATTGTTTTGTAGAAtagcagatttttttgtttttgttttcgtttCACTTTTATCCtataccaatcaaaagtttttttaatgtttttatagaagtctctcctgctcaccaagcctgaatttatctgatccaaagtacagcaaaaacagtaaatatttgtaatatttaatatgtatattattgaatatatttaatatgtattgtattgaatatattttaaaatgtaatttattcctgtgatttcaaagctgaatttttagcatcattactccagtctttagtgtcacatgatccttcagaaatcattataattttctgatttgcttctcaaaaacagcttttattattattattattatgctgaaaaagTATTAGAATTTTTCCAGTTTCTTTGaagaacagaaagttcagaagaacagcatttatctgaaataaaaatattttgtaacattataaatgttaaaaataataataataatactgactccaagcttgtTACTAACGctttcatttcagataaatgctgatctttgatctttctattcacaaagattgctgaaaaaaatacttaacTGAGAGACATCTtgaaaaacgttaaaaatcttactgttcagaaacttttgactggtagtgtatataaatacatattgattattattattaataatagtagcGCTTGTAAAAAATGGTGTGTGCTATTGGTCTCTATGCCAAATGACATCATTGAAACGCCTATGACTGACAGCGCTGTCAGCCAATCGTTAAAAAGGGAGGCGGTGAGGATTTTTCAAACCTCAGGAAATGGGAAAGGCAAAGGAActtccatgaaaaaaaaaacctaccgGTAATTCGAGAGCCGTCTAGCCTCCCAGCTGACAGTCTGCCACCTGTATCTTCTTCCAGCACCTAACAGCATACAACTTTTTATTCCCTTTGAATGTCCTTTTTGTTTGAGCTCTCAGTTTCAGCTGGAAGTCTGGATGTGGTTTCTAGTGTCACTCAATCAGGTGCCGCGTGAGAGCCAGAGCCGTAAGCTCGAGCGAAGATTCGGTTAGTCTGAGCATCTCTGTCTGCGTGTATCGGACGTAATTTCACAATGTCGGGTGTGACGCTTCAGGTAAGAAACAAATGAGATATTTTAAACACCGCTTAGCTGATATGGTTAGTAACAGAATAATAGGAAACACGGAAAAGTGCTGTCTGGAAAGTCATAAAATAAAGCAGTCGGGTCGTTAAACGTTCAAACGCTCATGTTTACGTTTCACTGTGGGTGAGTCCTGTGTGGCTCAAAGTTTTCTATCAGTTAAAAAGCGAATCAATCACGACACCCACAAGCAATTTTCTTTAGTAACAAcgaaactataataaaataaaaatgccaaatatacatatataaaaaaaacaattagacAAATACGGGTGTTTTATGTAATTACATCTACTTCCTTATGttatgtttctttatttttcggctttgttaaaacaaattaaatatcgCTAAACATTTTCAGGTTGAACGGGTTTGACAGGACTTAAGCTTCCTCTTCTGTCCCTCACCAGAGGCTTAAATGTAACTGAAgttatttgtctgaaaaaacGAGTGACTTTTAAGTCTTTTGTGATTTAAAGTAGTTGATGTTATTGCAGTGGTTAATGATAGtctctttattttcaaaatgtggTCTGCCTGTTTTTCCAGCTTTACTGCTGTTAGGCCCCGATGTTCGCTCAACACTGTTTGACAACTTGTTAAATACTAATTATATTAATCTGAATCATGGGAACTACATCATTTATGCAtgttatatgttttattatattcattttagttttagaccTTTTCTTAATGGTGTCTTAAGACTTTCAGAATGTGTGAAACACTGCCCTCTATGCTTAGAAATTTGAGATGCCTTAAGAATGGCTTGTTCAGAAAACAGTCATTAATAAATGTAGAGTTTTTCTTCCTTTCATGTAGCTTTTTTCCAACtcatgaaatgtgaaaatatgcAAGCGTTTAAAGCTTCATCTCTGAGAAATGTATATATGCGTTTATGGTATAACTGCTCCACTTGCTATTCAGATCATATCAATAACCCTTTTTTCACCCTGCTCATTGGAAGTCCACACTTTAATATCAGTGTTCATTATTGGCttaatgtaatgaaattatctgtttacttaaagggatagttcaccctaaagtTAAAATTCTCTCagttactcatcctcaagttgttccaaacctgtgtgactttctttcttctcctGAACGTAACAttcaacagaagaaacaaattcatacaggtttggaacaacttaaggGTCAGTAAATCGTGTTGGGGAAAATTACTTTGCATTACAGTATGTTGCtccctaaaaatgtaacttttatgtTACTTGGTTACGTTTTATGTAAtgcgttatgttacttttgcattactttttccaTCTTGGCAGGACTTTTATTGTTTGTCTTGAATGTAAGAAGTTCTATTTTTGCTAAAcataaaagcccttttacaccaaaagtgaaattaataagcctcaggctgtaggacaagtaaattcacatctgtacagtagaacacagGAGAAGAAGGTTCAAAAAAAGAAGCACGAATGAAAGTTTAAAAGGTTAGTGTAAAAtgttagtttaattttagtctaataagtaatttttgtttattatggTTGAATTGTATCCTTGAAAGTCAGCAGCAaaaacattggttaataaaattggattaaatacataaaggatatatgtgttatttaacatatttaagtATCATAGGTTTGCATCATTCATTTGCCTCAGtacttactcctgatttctttCAACATGAGGACAGCAGAGCTGTCAGTCAGTCAATGGGAAAGCGAAGTAACTGCCGTTACTTATTTAACtctactagttacttgaaaaaagtaatctgattactctcgtgttacttgtaatgcattatccTAAACACtgtcagtaaatgatgacagaattttcatttttgggtgaactttaacctttttttgtcaGTATCTCCATTCCTTACTTAACTTGAACCGAAATCAACTAGAAAATCAAAAAGAGTGCTGTACACTAACGAAAACTTGAAGCATGttgatttttgtactttttcacTGTCCCTTGAACACCACAGAGCAGCTGTCTGCGGGGTCTGGCTGAAGGTGACCTCATGGACCCTCACTTCCAGCAACGTGTAGAGGATGCGATTGCCGTTCTCCGGCAGGAGATCCAGCGGGAACTGAAGATCAAAGAGGCGGCCGAGCGGCTGCGACGGGCAGTTACCAACCGCAAGAATGCTGCCGATGTGGACGGTCAGCTTAGAGCCTCCAACCGCAAGCTGGAGCAGCTACACTGGGAGCTCCAGGAGCTGAATGCACATGCTATGGCCACACAGAAAGATACTATTACAGGTGAGAGCAGGAGGGTGTGCTCGTTCTAGTCTTGTTTTACAGTTGGTTCACaatgacaaaataatttttaagctGTAGTCCACAACTTTTTGTGTGTtcagaatttccaaaatgtatataataagtgAGTACATCATGATTCCATTTTCCAAACTATGTTTTTGGCTTATCCTGAATTACTATGGTACACCTGTAATATAAGAAGTTTTTAgactgtgtgcataattattaggcatgttgatattctggtcatattttttttccgaacacattttatgtgtccaatggtcaagccttaactttgcaaattcttgtaatgcattagtattgcattcttctcatgggcatttaataatttggacttttcagtctgggttaaatatcttttttggctcattttatttgtaaaagaaaacatgcctaataattatgcacacctgaatataaggagtttttcacttccagccttcacggacagttatacatcacttacaaatgattaaatacaaaattaatagtagttattaagattgttgtggtttggaattggtaaaatgtgcttgggaaaaaaatatgaccagattatcaacatgcctaataattatgcacacagtgtatattcAGACTATTTTAGACTGGTTCCGGTAGAAATCGCTGTGGAGTAGCCCAGTACCTGCATGATTCGTCATAGACATAAACAGAGAGAAGTAGCTCCTGCTACAGTGTTCTTCCGCAAGATGCATGCAGATCTGTTTATTAACCCCTAGAGTGCCAAAAGTtatggactgcagctttaattataatttttgtttcaaCAGTTAAAAAAggattgaaatattaaatatcacttATGTACTTGTACAGAACAcgagtgttgttgtttttgttttaaaaaaataactgttctctaaaatataatttattccatgaaggcagaatttttagcagtttttactccagtcttcagtgtctcatgatccctcagaaatcattttaatatgctgatttgttggtCAAGAAATTTAATATTCAGTACTAGGGTTGCAATGGGGTGGAACATTTCTAGAAGTTTCTAGAAATTTTGAAAGATTTCAGGAATTTTCAGAAACCTTTTGGAATTTTTGCCTCTTTGCAACTTTATTCAGTGTTaagaacagttgtgctgcttaatatttttgtggcaaCTGCAAGAGAAAAGAacaacagattttaaaataaaaatcttttataacattgtaaatatttttactgtcatgtttgatttatttaatgtgttttactgagcaaaagtattatttatttatttatttatcaatcaaAAACCAAAAAGTCTGATCCCGAACTTCTAAATGGTAGTGTAGACTGAGTTTCTTTAAACTGAGCTCTCTAGTCTGtaaattttaaagtagttttaatatCAGAAAAGTCTAAAAGAATcgctttacatttttataaagggCAGAGTTTTTTTTGACTCCTCTGCTTTTCgttctattaaaataaaaaactacgaaaactgttgttttcttaGATGATGCCACCTCTCCAGATCCATGCCATTGGGAAGAGGTCACATCCCCCTTGGGCAGCCGTGTccgtacattaaaaaaacagcttaccATGGAGCTCAAAGTGAAACAAGGAGCCGAGAACATCATTCAGACTTACGCCAACAATTCTGTCAAGGTGAGGATTTCCCTCCAatcattttttccccctgttCATCTTGAAGATGATTAACTCCTCCACTCctctatgtttatttaaaccAGTATGGGTTGCTGCCAAAAGGCtatgaaatgtaataatacTAACACAAAGGAGGTGCTCTCCCCCTCCACCCCTTTTATAACCCTTTTAAAACGATGGTCCCATGACCTCTAGCTAGCCGTGAGTGTATTTGAGCCTGTGTGTTTCTATCAGACAGGGCTGCGATAATGCTGCGGCGTTTGGCTGAGAACACTGTGTGCTGGCAGTTCTGTGATTTATGCCTGTGCTGGATTCAGACAGCTTGAGTACCGAGCCTTgatctctctcactctctctcacacgcacacacacacacacactcagacgCTCACAGACGTGCTCTAAAACATCATCCCTTTGAGTCTGAAGAGGAAGAGCTTGCTGGTACTGATTCGGTTTCTCCTGTCCTGGGCCTGGCGACAGCAGCAGCCCATGTGACTTCGCTCCAACCAATGCCAAGCATTCGGGTTTGGGCCAGCCAGGCAGggctcagcagcagcagcagcagctagTTAGAGGTGGCTGACTCCTTTGGAAGGAGATCTGTAAATGccgtgagagagagagagagagagagagaaagaggcaaAAGGAACAAATGTGAAAAGGGGAGGGGAGTAGTGAGCGAGCGAACAAGCGAGTGGGAAGCAAGGACAGTTGAACAATAAGAAGAAAGAATGGGGTGGCTTCTCGGATGCTGATCCTTGATCAGCGATGTGCGGGTCTCGGTATCTGCTTTACGGCAATAAACTGACATGAAGAGTTTTGAGGACGGAGAGATGAACACAGGAGGGAACGTCTGATGGGGGTCAAGGAAGAGCAAGGGGATGTCATACAACCATCTGAAAGTTCACAAAACATGTCAGATGACCTCCTGAGCTGCATTGAGAGGGGAAGAGCACTATGGACGGTATGGTTTCCCTTTTTCTTTACTTCCTGAATAGGTCTTTTCTGCAGGTTTCAGAAAAGGTCACGTTTCTTCTTGCAGCATT
Encoded here:
- the iscub gene encoding iron-sulfur cluster assembly enzyme b, which translates into the protein MAASLAKRCASPVILKTLSAPQLRMQCGYHKKVVDHYENPRNVGSLDKNAKNVGTGLVGAPACGDVMKLQIEVDEAGKIVDAKFKTFGCGSAIASSSLATEWVKGKSIDEALKIKNTEIAKELSLPPVKLHCSMLAEDAIKAALADYRLKQEGEPDEKTAMAHN